One window from the genome of Osmerus eperlanus chromosome 3, fOsmEpe2.1, whole genome shotgun sequence encodes:
- the ppil2 gene encoding RING-type E3 ubiquitin-protein ligase PPIL2, producing MGKRQHQKDKMYITCAEYTHFYGGKRPDIPQGNFRRLPFDHCSLSLQPFEYPMCTPEGIVFDLLSIVPWIKKYGTNPISGEKLEAKSLIKLHFSKNNDGKYHCPVLYTVFTNNSHIVTNKVTGNVFSNEAVEQLNIKTKSYRDLLTDEPFTRQDLITLQDPTNLDKFNVSDFFHVKNNLKVLDPDEEKAKLDPAYHLKTTNLETQETLAELYKEYKGDKLLASTMKEPVAKKTDKLNAAHYSTGRVSASFTSTAMAPATVHEADAITEDTVRYQYVKKKGYVRLHTNKGDLNLELHCDKVPKAGENFIRLCKKGYYDGTVFHRSIRNFMIQGGDPTGTGTGGESYWGRPFKDEFKPNLSHTGRGVLSMANSGPNTNKSQFFITFRSCAYLDRKHTVFGRVVGGFEALTAIERVESDPKTDKPHSEIKIITATVFVNPYEEADAQIAAEREQELQKQEEERRQTDASLKKPKAEQAPQTFKPGVGKYINPAAATKRPAPANDSGPSTSGVTAKKPKGKTGLGDFSSW from the coding sequence ATGGGGAAGCGACAACACCAGAAAGATAAAATGTACATAACATGTGCGGAGTATACCCATTTCTATGGTGGGAAAAGACCAGATATACCGCAGGGAAACTTCAGGCGTCTTCCATTTGACCACTGCAGCTTGTCCCTTCAGCCGTTTGAGTACCCTATGTGCACACCAGAGGGAATCGTCTTTGATTTACTGAGCATCGTTCCTTGGATTAAAAAGTATGGTACAAATCCTATCTCTGGCGAGAAACTGGAAGCAAAGTCCCTAATCAAGCTTCATTTCAGCAAAAACAACGATGGGAAATATCATTGCCCAGTCCTGTACACTGTCTTCACAAACAATTCCCATATTGTTACCAACAAGGTCACCGGCAATGTTTTCTCCAATGAGGCGGTGGAGCAGCTGAACATCAAAACCAAGAGTTACAGAGATCTCTTAACGGATGAGCCCTTCACCCGCCAGGACCTTATCACTCTACAGGACCCCACAAACCTGGACAAGTTCAACGTGTCCGACTTTTTCCACGTCAAAAACAACTTGAAAGTTCTCGACCCAGATGAAGAGAAAGCCAAGCTGGACCCTGCCTATCACCTCAAAACAACCAATCTGGAGACCCAAGAAACACTGGCAGAGCTCTACAAAGAGTACAAGGGAGACAAACTTCTGGCGTCCACCATGAAAGAGCCCGTGGCCAAGAAGACGGATAAGCTGAACGCGGCTCACTACTCCACCGGCAGAGTGTCGGCCTCCTTCACGTCCACAGCCATGGCTCCCGCCACGGTCCACGAAGCCGACGCCATCACAGAGGACACCGTGCGCTACCAGTACGTGAAGAAGAAAGGCTACGTCCGCCTGCACACCAACAAGGGAGACCTTAACCTTGAGCTGCACTGTGACAAGGTCCCTAAAGCGGGGGAGAACTTCATCCGCTTGTGCAAGAAGGGCTACTACGACGGAACGGTGTTCCACCGGTCCATCAGGAACTTCATGATTCAAGGTGGCGACCCGACCGGCacggggacaggaggggagtcGTATTGGGGGCGACCCTTTAAAGACGAGTTCAAGCCCAACCTCTCCCACACTGGTCGAGGGGTGCTCAGCATGGCGAACTCGGGGCCCAACACCAACAAGTCCCAGTTCTTCATCACCTTCAGGTCGTGCGCCTACCTGGACAGGAAACACACGGTGTTCGGCAGGGTGGTGGGCGGCTTCGAGGCTCTCACAGCCATCGAGAGGGTGGAGAGCGACCCCAAGACGGACAAGCCCCACTCGGAGATCAAGATCATCACCGCCACCGTGTTCGTGAACCCCTACGAAGAGGCCGACGCCCAGATCGCGGCGGAGCGCGAGCAGGAGCTccagaagcaggaggaggagcgccGGCAGACCGACGCCTCTCTGAAGAAGCCCAAAGCAGAGCAGGCCCCCCAGACCTTCAAGCCCGGCGTGGGGAAGTACATCAACCCTGCAGCAGCAACCAAGCGCCCGGCTCCAGCCAACGACAGTGGACCATCTACCAGCGGAGTGACCGCTAAGAAACCCAAAGGCAAAACGGGCTTGGGAGACTTCAGCTCTTGGTAG